A DNA window from Loxodonta africana isolate mLoxAfr1 chromosome 7, mLoxAfr1.hap2, whole genome shotgun sequence contains the following coding sequences:
- the LOC111748973 gene encoding olfactory receptor 8K3-like, which produces MDTHNLTALSEFILMGITDRPELQAPLFRLFLIIYMLSVVGNVGIIILTKMDSKLQTPMYFFLRHLAITDLGYSTAVGPKMLVNFVVDENTISYYFCATQLAFFILFINGEIFILSVMSYDRYVAICNPLLYTVIMSQRTCWVLMAIVYLHSTFVSLLVTIKIFNLSFCDYSVIRHFYCDGLHLLTLLCSNTHEIELILLILAAFDLISSLLIVLVSYLLILVAILRMNSAQGRHKAFSTCGSHLTVVVVFYGTLIFMYVQPKSSHSFDTDKVASIFYTLVIPMLNPLVYGLRNHDVKYALHRTLGQLCNIFSQSSLYRIIHTNYIMGFKLSSVCLQRGEQAQKHR; this is translated from the coding sequence ATGGACACACACAATCTAACAGCGCTGAGTGAATTCATTCTGATGGGAATCACAGACCGCCCTGAGCTGCAGGCTCCGTTGTTCAGGCTGTTCCTCATCATCTACATGCTCTCAGTGGTGGGCAACGtgggcatcatcatcctcaccaagatggactccaagctacaaactcccatgtacttttttctcagacacctggctatcactgatcttgGTTATTCAACAGCTGTGGGACCCAAAATGCTGGTAAATTTTGTTGTGGATGAAAACACAATCTCTTATTATTTTTGTGCTACACAGctagctttttttattttgttcataaaTGGTGAAATTTTTATTCTGTCAGTAATGtcttatgaccgctatgtggccatctgtaaccctctgctctacacagtcaTCATGTCACAAAGGACATGTTGGGTGCTGATGGCAATCGTCTATCTCCACAGCACATTTGTTTCTCTTCTAGTCaccataaaaatttttaatttgtccttctgtgactacagtgtcatcaggcatttctactGTGATGGTCTCCACTTGTTAACTTTGCTCTGCTCAAACACACATGAAATCGAATTGATCCTTCTCATCTTAGCAGCTTTTGATTTGATTTCATCCCTCCTAATAGTTCTTGtttcttacctgctcattcttgtaGCCATTCTGAGGATGAACTCAGCTCAGGGCaggcacaaggccttctccacctgtggatcccacctgacggtggtggtagtgttctatgggactttaatctttatgtacgtgcagcccaagtccagtcattcctttgacactgataaagtggcttccatattttacaccctggtgatccccatgttgaatcccttggTCTATGGCTTGAGGAATCATGATGTGAAATATGCTTTACACAGGACTTTGGGACAATTATGCaatatattttctcaaagttcaCTATACCGAATCATTCATACAAATTACATTATGGGCTTTAAACTCTCTTCTGTGTGCCTCCAGAGGGGAGAGCAAGCACAAAAGCACAGATAA
- the LOC135232096 gene encoding olfactory receptor 8K3-like: protein MDKHNLTALNEFILTGITDRPELQAPLFGLFLIIYMISVVGNLGIIILTKMDSKLQTPMYFFLRYLAITDLGYSTTVGPKMLVNFVVEENKISYYFCAIQLAFFLMFFISEFFILSAMSYDRYVAICHPLLYTVIMSQRVCWVLVAIPYLYSTFVSLLVTLKIFNLSFCGYNVISLFYCDCLPLVTLLCSNTRETELMILISASIDLISSLLIVLVSYLLVFVTIVRMNSAEGRHKAFSTCGSHLTVVVMFYGTLIFMYLQPKSSHSFDSDKVASIFYTLVIPMLNPLIYSLRNKDVKYALCSTWKKICDIFSTI from the coding sequence ATGGACAAACACAATCTAACAGCACTGAATGAGTTCATTCTGACGGGAATCACAGACCGCCCTGAGCTGCAGGCTCCATTGTTCGGGCTGTTCCTCATCATCTACATGATTTCAGTGGTGGGCAACTtgggcatcatcatcctcaccaagatggactccaagctacaaactcccatgtacttttttctcagatacctggctatcactgatcttgGTTACTCAACAACTGTGGGACCAAAAATGTTAGTCAATTTTGTTGTGGAGGAAAATAAAatctcctattatttttgtgctaTACAGCTAGCTTTCTTTCTCATGTTCTTcattagtgaatttttcattctgtcagcaatgtcttatgatcgttatgtggccatctgtcaccctctgctctacacagtcaTCATGTCACAAAGGGTGTGTTGGGTGTTGGTGGCAATTCCCTATCTCTACAGcacatttgtttctcttctggtcaccctaaagatttttaatttatccttctgTGGCTACAATGTCATCAGTCTTTTCTACTGTGACTGTCTCCCCTTAGTAACTCTGCTCTGCTCAAACACACGTGAAACTGAATTGATGATTCTCATCTCAGCATCTATTGATTTGATTTCATCCCTTCTAATAGTTCTTGTTTCTTACCTGCTTGTTTTTGTCACCATTGTCAGGATGAACTCAGCTGAGGGCaggcacaaggccttctccacctgtggatcccacCTGACGGTGGTGGTAAtgttctatgggactttaatctttatgtatctgcagcccaagtccagtcattcttttgacagtgataaagtggcttccatattttacaccctggttattcccatgttgaatcccttgatttatagcttgaggaacaaagatgtaaaatatgCCCTATGTAgcacatggaaaaaaatatgtgatATCTTTTCTACAATTTGA